AGCACTCCGCTGGGACGAACTGTCGAGCGGCCGCCCAGTAGGCGAACGCCATCACTCCGAGGAGGAGTACGACGCCTGTGGCCGCCCACGTGAAGCGTCGCGTCCCGGCGTGTCTGCGCGTTGCAGTGTCACGTTCGAGACGTGCTTCGACGTCGTCCGCAAACGCGGTGGCGAACGCGTCGACGTCGTCCCAGTCGGTGTACTCGTAGTCACGGGACGTATCGGTGTCACCGGTCGTCACCGCCGCAAGGAGTTTGAACACCATCCGCTCGACTGGGTTGTATTGGGAGTACGTCACTGCACCAGCGAAGCGCCCTACGTGGTCTGGCTGCCACCCGGTTTTTGTGACGAGCGAGTCGACGTAGGCGTCGTCCCCTCGCTGGGCAACCTTGAGCGGGATCGTCGACGCCAGCGACAACTGGAAGAACCCGTTCGGCCGTGCGGAGAGCGCCTCCAGATTCGCCTCGATGAACTCGACGACCTCTGGCAGGTGCGTCCTATAGTGGACTGGAGACCCGACGAGAACGGCATCGTACAGGGTGACGTCCACGTCGGCGGCGTCGGCGACGCGTCTCACTGTGACGTCGTGGCCTCGCGCTGTCAGCACGTTCTCGACGTACTCGGAAACTTTCGCTGTCTGTCCCTCACCGGATTCGTACACGACCAGTATCGACACCATCTGGAATCACGGTGTGAGATACGCTCGCGACGGTATTAACTGACAGTCGAAGGATGGATACCAACAGTCTAGGAACGGATATCGACAGTCGAACGGACCGTTCCACCAGTCGCCGACC
The genomic region above belongs to Haloferax marinisediminis and contains:
- a CDS encoding flavodoxin domain-containing protein, with the protein product MVSILVVYESGEGQTAKVSEYVENVLTARGHDVTVRRVADAADVDVTLYDAVLVGSPVHYRTHLPEVVEFIEANLEALSARPNGFFQLSLASTIPLKVAQRGDDAYVDSLVTKTGWQPDHVGRFAGAVTYSQYNPVERMVFKLLAAVTTGDTDTSRDYEYTDWDDVDAFATAFADDVEARLERDTATRRHAGTRRFTWAATGVVLLLGVMAFAYWAAARQFVPAEC